Below is a window of Hydrogenimonas sp. DNA.
GCGCGGTGCCAAAAGGGTCATCATATCTGCCCCTGCAGAGGATGATACGCCCACCTACGTGTTCGGAGTCAACGCTTCGGACTACAGGGGTGAGCAGATAGTCTCCAACGCCAGCTGCACCACCAACTGTCTCGGCCCGATAGCCAGAATTCTCGATGCCGAATATGGTATTAGAAGCGGTCTGATGACGACGATACACGCCTACACCGGCGGCCAGAGCCTTATGGACAGCGCAGTATCGAAAGATATGAGAAGATGCAGGGCGGCGGCGGTGAACCTGGTACCGACCGGCACACATGCCGCGGAGGCGATATACAAGGTTCTGCCGTCTCTGAAAGGGAAGCTGCACGGGCAGAGTGTAAGGGTTCCGACGCCGGATGTATCTTTGATGGACCTGAACCTTGTACTCTCGAAAGAGACGAGCGCCGAAGAGGTGAACTTCCTCTTTATGGAGTATGCGAAAGGGGAGTTGAACGGAATTCTGGGCATCGACAACCGCTACGGCGTGAGCCAGGACTTCTGCGGAGATACCAGAAGCGCAATAGTGGCCGAAGACCTGACCCAGGTAGTTGGAGGAACGATGCTCAAAGTGATGGCATGGTACGATAACGAATGGGGTTACGCCAACAGGCTGGTCGAGATGGCGAAATATATAATGAAGTGAGTTTAAAGGCCAAGCCCGCAAAAGAGCAGGGACTAAAGTCCCTACAACCCCCTGAAGCTACGAAATCGGAGATTTCGAGAAAGGGAATAACCTAAAACAGCGTTTCGCTCCCCGCGAGCGAAGCGAGCGTCTGCCCCGCATGGGGCGGACCATTATGTTACTTCTTTTGCAGGCCAAGCCCGCAAAAGAGCAGGGACAAAAGTCCCTACAACCCCCTGAAGCTACGAAATCGGAGATTTCGAGAAAGGGAATAACCTAAAACAGCGTTTCGCTCCCCGCGAGCGAAGCGAGCGTCTGCCCCGCATGGGGCAAGCTTTAGTGGCACAGCGCCCAGCGTAGCAGACAGGGGCTTTGCTCCTGTCTGCGTGTTAAAATAAATAAAAAGCGAGCGTCTGCCCCGCATGGGGCAAGCTTTAGTGGCACAGCGCCCAGCGTAGCCTTCGGGAGCTTCGCTTCCGAAGGCGTATAAATCAAAATGAAAGGATTTCAATGAAGCTTCTTACCATCAAAGATATGGAGCTTGCCGGAGAGAAGGTATTTATCCGATGCGACTTCAATGTGCCGCAGGATGAGTTCGGCAATATTACGGACGATCGGCGCATACGTGCGGCTCTGCAGACAATACGATACTGCCTAGATCATGATTGCGCGATAATTCTGGCAAGCCATATGGGGCGTCCGAAGGGGGAGTTCGATGAGAAATATTCGCTCAAAGCGGTCGCCAAGAGGCTTCAGTCGCTGCTTCATCATGAAGTTACACTCGCAAAGGATGTCGTAGGGCCCGATGCCACGGCAAAGGCGAAAGCTCTGAAAGGGGGTGAGATACTTCTGCTGGAGAATGTAAGATTTGAGCCCGGAGAGACAAAAAACGATCCCGAGCTTG
It encodes the following:
- a CDS encoding NAD-dependent glyceraldehyde-3-phosphate dehydrogenase, producing the protein MALKIAINGYGRIGRSVARIVSKMEDVELVAINDLADPRTMEYLTRFDSVHGPMDEEIFVDGESLVIGGRHIKIFREPEPADLRFADEGADVVLECSGRFLRREQVETHIKRGAKRVIISAPAEDDTPTYVFGVNASDYRGEQIVSNASCTTNCLGPIARILDAEYGIRSGLMTTIHAYTGGQSLMDSAVSKDMRRCRAAAVNLVPTGTHAAEAIYKVLPSLKGKLHGQSVRVPTPDVSLMDLNLVLSKETSAEEVNFLFMEYAKGELNGILGIDNRYGVSQDFCGDTRSAIVAEDLTQVVGGTMLKVMAWYDNEWGYANRLVEMAKYIMK